CTCAGGcagctggtggtgtaatggtgcaGTGGAGATTTTCCTGAGACACCTTTGGCCTCTTAAATACCAACAGAGCATTGTTTACACCCCACAGCCATGAGTACTGTTGCTGACCGTGTCCATCCCATAATGACCTCAGTGTACCATCCTCTGATGCTTCCTGCAGGATAACAAATGAGTAACAATGAGTTTACTGTACTCAGAGGGCTTACAGAGTctcagatctcagtccaatagagcaTCTTTGCTATGTGCTGGAACAGAAGAGTCACATGATAAATGTGCAGCAGTCTCTGATGATGTCACATCTGAGCCATTAACAAGCAAAGGAACAGGATACCagcaaagtgtacctaataaagtgtccagtaAGGCTCTGTGGCAGTGACTCTGTAATggtgtgaaaacaaaacagagatgtCCCAGTGTCTCCAGCAGGGGGAGAAATCTGACTTCAACACATATACACTCAgtgccactttattaggcacaccttTTCAGCTGTTCTTTAACAAATGCCATACCTAATGAAATATCTGGTTAGCAAGAACTTATCATCTTTTCACTTATAGGTTGCTGACATTTTGCTGGTTTAGCAGGAATGGCACATCTCTGAGCTGTAGATTGTACAGTCCGCCAGCCCACACTTTTGTCATCTGCTGTGAATTCATCATGTTTCATGTTCAGGTTTCTTCTGTTCACCACAGAGCGTCCTCCGACTTGGCTCTGGGCTCTCTTTGTTGTCCTGGCTATCTTGGCTCTCCTGGCTGTCAGCAGTGGGATCTCCATGTGGTATAGACATAAATGGATGAAACGCCCAGCAGGTATGGTagtttggtttgttgttgttgttgttgttgttttttttttttaaagcagcaataaaaaaataaaaaaataaaaaaatcacttctGCAGGGATCTAATGGAGAGTTCCCAATACTGATCaaaataatgatgattataatttTGATCGAGGTTTTGTGGTTCATACCTTGTACGATAAAGCAGCACTGGACAGACGGTAATAAATGAATGATTATTTCCTCATCAGGGCTTTGTGGGCACTCATTTCCCTGCAGAGGAAGCTGGAACCAGATCAGGAGAAGCTAGCTAATGTGAATGTGGCTAAATGATACATTGTTCATAATTCTACGTCAGTCTAAGATATGTACAGTTGTGGCTTGATGCTAATTTGAAATGCTTGAGATTCTAGATGATAATAAAGCTAGATGATaatagatgatgatgatgataatagaTGAAAATCTAGAAGAATAACTGTATCATAGCGCAGATACAgttattcttctttttctgtccTCCATGACTTCATCATTGAAACAATCACACACCTGCTCTTTGAGGTCCTGGTAGACTGATGTGTTGGTTTGTGTGCACATGTCATGATCTGCTCTGTTCTCCTCACAGACAGTCAGGTATTGATGGTGGAATTGTTGGAGGGAGAGAAAAggtctgtcctgctgccctttAAAACCACAGAGGATCTTCCTCAGGATGCCACAGTGGAGTGGAGACTCACTGAACCCAAACACatgaaggtccacgtgtatgaaAGTGGAAAAAATCAGCCAAACAAACAGGACCAGGTGTACCAAGGCCGCACAGAGATGAATGAAGAGCCACTGAGAGATAAAGACCTCAGTCTGAAATTAAAGGAGCCCCGTGTTACTGACACTGgagtctacacctgcaccgtcagCAGCAAGGATGGAAGCCTCCTACTTCAGAAAGTGGTGTCTCTCACTGTCAGAGGTGAGTGGAACAGCTTTGATTGTCTTCTGGGTTCTCCACAAATGTGAACAAACCGCTGCTGACACATTGGCCCATGAATGAGGGGGCGTGAACCAGTCAGAGTAAGGGCTGCACAAACCtcagaatggaaaaaaaaaatgtgggatAGCCCTGTATCAGCTCTTTAACTCAAGAATTAGATGTCCACACTGCTTCCTTCTACTACAGACCTTAACATGTGGCCATACTATGTCAGGTCTCCATAGCAATGTAGTCATGacaaaaaactttattaataaatTTACCACTGTCAATATAACAACACAAATGGTGTTATCATAGAATTATAAGTGCGTTATTAAAGAATACAGGAGCACTAAATGAGGCAGCAGGAATCACAAATGCTCAGAAGTTTCATGCTGAAGGGTAGACACTGTAAGTGTCTGCAGGTGTGACAGAATGAATCCAGAAGTCTAAATAAAGCAACGCAGCGGCACAGCTGTTTGTGCAGCCTCACACATCAACACACAACAGTTCAGCTCCAAGTcagagaaacactgaaaagaGGAGTGAAGAGCTGCTGGTTACACAGCAGAGAACATGATGGAGGATCAACCTCActgatgtctgtctgtgttctTGTTCTACTGTGTCCTCTTCTCAGAGAGCCAGATGGAGACGGTGGAGGTGACAGAATGGAACAagtctgtcctgctgccctttAAAACCAAAGATGACCTTCCACAGGATGCCACAGTGGAGTGGAGACGCTCAGACTCCAAACACAGGAAAGTTCACATGTTTCAGAGCAGCCAGCACGTTTCAGGTGAACAGGACAAGATTTATAAAGATCGCACAGAGATGAACAAAGAGGCACTGAGAAtcggagacctcagtctgaccctgaaagacCTCCGACTAACTGACAGTGGAGTCTACACCTGTACTGTCTACACGCATGGAAAAGTCCTAAAACAGAAAGTGGTGGTGCTGAGTGTCAGAGGTCAGTAAAGACATCACAGAGGCTGTGGTATGTTGTCATTTCTTGTTGTCAACTCTCTAGACTCCATTGACTGTATGAAAAACATGAATCTAGTGTCTATCCTTTACTAGACGAGATAGCTTTTGTCTCCTGAATCTAaattggaagctggttccatagaagaggggcctgaaaactgaactgGTTTTTGCAGCTGCATTTAGGAACACATTTAAAGTTTTAGTAATTTTCTGGACTGACTGACCAtgagttcttaaagtaatgatggactgttgtttctgtttgcttagctgattggttcttacCATAATATGAAATCTAACTGTTGGCTGTCAGttgtgtaccaacctgactttTGCACAACATAACAGATGGTTAAGAAGGCAataaattccacaaatgaaccctgacaaggcaTAGTTGtgagtgaaaaccatttcatgTGATCATAAAGCTCataataacataacataatgtattatgtaacataatgtattgagAGAAAGCCATGGTCAACAAAATAAAGGTTGGCTATTATAAGGTATCAAAATATGCGATATATTTAGATTTATGTATTAAAAAGAAATTCTTGGCTACATAATTCTtacttcatatatttgatgtcttcagtatcTATAATGTAGAAATTAATAAAACGAAACCATTAAATGTGAATGCCAAACTTTAGACTGATAGTGTAAGTTTAGGTGTTCCAGGTCTCCAAGACATGTTGTCATATCAAACACCAGTCACTCTGCACTGTTgcacatgtaaatataaatattcaaTTCATGTTTATATTATGGGTTATTGCTATTatctgcattttctgtttggcCGTTCTGTGAAGTACATTGAGAATATAAAACGAAAGATGGAttccttttctttatttatttcactccCTGTATGTTCATACGCCACTACTTCATGTCATGAACTTTGTCTTCTCTCTGCTGTAGTTTGTGATTTTGTCCTGTTTGTTATGTGTGGTCTCTCTGATCTTCTTCCTCTACCTCCTCACCACCCAATAGATGGCTACACCTCCTTGATCCTGTTTTTACTGGAGGTCTCTTCTTTTAAAAGATCATTTTGCTTCACATGTGTTGCTCACAGGAGATTATCTGATCAGTGTAGTTATCTTTTTTAGTATTGTAGATTTACTTTCCTTGTAAAGCAAATAAACTAAACTGATTTGAATATCAAGTGCAGAACATAACGTGTGTCTTTCTGTACAACGTATCTTCTACTTTCTTCAGTCTACGAGCTTCAGACAGTGGAGGTGACACGGGGGGTGAAGCGTGTTCTGCTTCCCTTCAAAACCACAGCTGACCTGCTTGAGGACATCAGAGTGGAGTGGAGACGTTCAGACCTTGAAGATGTGAAGGTCCTAATGTATGAGAACCACCAAAACAAGCATGAAGAGCAACACCAGGACTATCAAGGCCGCACTGAGATGAAGGAAGAACTACTGAGAAccggagacctcagtctgaccctgaattACCCTCGACTTACTGACAGTGgagtctacacctgcaccgtctacaaaAAAGATGGAGCCATCCTGAAACAGAAAATAGTGATACTCAGTATCAGAGGTCAGTAAACTTATCTGAGGTCAGTAAATGTATAACTTGTGTCTGTATTTACAGCTCATGTTGTATTTTATCAGACTACCAGGTGGAAATAGTCGAAGTAACAAAGGGGAAGAAGTCTGTGCTGCTGCCCTTTAAAACCACTCCTGGTCTACCCGAGGATGTCACAGTTGAGTGGAGGCGTGCTGATGCCAAAGACGCTGTCCACACCTATCAGGATGGCCAAAACCAGCTAGAAGAACAGGGACCGGATTACAGAGGTCGCACAAAGATGAATGAAGAGCCTCTGAggactggagacctcagtctgaccctgaaagatCTCCAAAAAAACCACAGTGGTTTCTACATGTGCACAGTCTCCCAGGGTGAAGACATCCTGAGACAGAAAGGAGTGACGCTTACTTTCAGAGGTCAGTAAATGTAGCTTCCTCCACCTTCTGCTACTTTAGTGGAGGAACTCTGCTGTGAAAACATCAAGTGTCCATTTCTATTGAGTCTCAGATGGGTCAGAAATAGATTCACATAATAGACTTATCCTGAAACTGATAATAAATCAAAACAATATTTGAATGCTGTCTTTTACAGTGTAACGTTGTAATTCTCCTTTGTTTATAATGAGGAATAGTTTCCCATAGTTTTCTTTGATATCACTGAGTAATGGTTGCAGtcctgattctgatgtttcaaATATTCTTCATAACTCGCACCAGAGATTGAAGACAAGTGAAATGAGACTCTGAATCAATGTTgtctgtttcctctgcaggaaGACATGGTGCAAGCTTTACAGAGCGGTTTCAAGGCTTCGGAAATAAGAGAAAATCCATGACTGATGGACCTTCTTCCTCTGTGTAAAGTcgtcttcctctttctttctttttgttgtctGTTGTAAAGTTGGTGTGAAATGTAAAGACTAGAGCTGATCCATTTATAATTAACCTTTAACTCAGTGCACATCCTGCAGgtttaaatcatattttgctAAAACCTCAACTTACATCAGAACCTGAATACTGAAAGCATCATTCATCCTTCTTTCAATCTTTACTGAATTCTTTACTGAtcaagtttgttttatttatattatatgtCTAAGTGTGATCATGTGACtcattgtttggtttttggtgTCAAACTGGAAATACCAGTGTTACATATGTTGatctttttgcttgtttcttcCTGATTGTCTGTTCTGTCTTCTCTTGACCAGGATTCATGAATCTATTCCACTCACTACTACAGAAACAACTTCATGTTAAATGGAGGAGAAGAGCCGGCAGGTAAGTCATTGTGCACATCCGTCCCTCTCAGCAATGTTTGATTCAAATTACATGCAGATTTGTGGCCACGTACACAggtatttttttgaaaatacaGCTTTTTCTAGATCCACATGTAAATGGCATTTTCaatcactgaaaactgagatttttaaaaactcatgcCAGGGTGGACATTTTTGAAAGCTATGCATTTGTGTTTAGGTGTGAATGAGGAAAACTGACATTTATTCACACAATATCAAAGGTGTGCACAGAGTGAACTTCTTCATTCAAAAAAGACACTCTCACAACCTAAAACCTAATGTGGTCACTGGTTAGGAataaatgtcatttaaaaaaaaaaaatgtgtatgcACAAATTTGGTTATTAACATTTGAGATGATAAAGGCACATACATACAGAACATACATACAGAAGTACTT
The sequence above is a segment of the Oreochromis aureus strain Israel breed Guangdong linkage group 3, ZZ_aureus, whole genome shotgun sequence genome. Coding sequences within it:
- the LOC120438601 gene encoding uncharacterized protein LOC120438601; this translates as MKSFVPFLVLVHVSHHASGVEVHQVYEGEESVLLPCQVPFNLSRNSTAVVWDRDEFKIPTVHMRVQSGGDILNDQNHRYANRTWMEPRALQTGDLSLTLRNPTVSDGGTYTCIVRKYGQDQSKTHVQLKVKERPPTWLWALFVVLAILALLAVSSGISMWYRHKWMKRPADSQVLMVELLEGEKRSVLLPFKTTEDLPQDATVEWRLTEPKHMKVHVYESGKNQPNKQDQVYQGRTEMNEEPLRDKDLSLKLKEPRVTDTGVYTCTVSSKDGSLLLQKVVSLTVRESQMETVEVTEWNKSVLLPFKTKDDLPQDATVEWRRSDSKHRKVHMFQSSQHVSGEQDKIYKDRTEMNKEALRIGDLSLTLKDLRLTDSGVYTCTVYTHGKVLKQKVVVLSVRVYELQTVEVTRGVKRVLLPFKTTADLLEDIRVEWRRSDLEDVKVLMYENHQNKHEEQHQDYQGRTEMKEELLRTGDLSLTLNYPRLTDSGVYTCTVYKKDGAILKQKIVILSIRDYQVEIVEVTKGKKSVLLPFKTTPGLPEDVTVEWRRADAKDAVHTYQDGQNQLEEQGPDYRGRTKMNEEPLRTGDLSLTLKDLQKNHSGFYMCTVSQGEDILRQKGVTLTFRGRHGASFTERFQGFGNKRKSMTDGPSSSVIHESIPLTTTETTSC